In Gorilla gorilla gorilla isolate KB3781 chromosome 12, NHGRI_mGorGor1-v2.1_pri, whole genome shotgun sequence, the following are encoded in one genomic region:
- the LOC101146120 gene encoding small ribosomal subunit protein uS5-like, whose product MADDAGAAGGPRVPGGHGMGNRGGFRGCFGSGIRGRGRGRGRGRGRGRGARGGKAEDKEWMPVTKLGRLVKDVKIKSLEEIYPFSLPIKESEIIDFFLGDSLKDEVLKIMPVQKQTRAGQRTRFKAFVAIGDYNGHVGLGVKCSKEVATAIRGAIILAKLSIVPVRRGYWGNKIGKPHTVPCKVTGRCGSVLVRLIPAPRGTGILSAPVPKKLLMMAGIDDCYTSDRGCTATLGNFAKATFDAISKTYSYLTPDLWKETVFTKSPYQEFTDHLVKTHTRVSVQRTQASDVATT is encoded by the coding sequence ATGGCGGATGACGCCGGTGCAGCGGGGGGGCCCAGAGTCCCTGGTGGCCATGGGATGGGGAACCGCGGTGGCTTCCGCGGATGTTTCGGCAGTGGCATCCGGGGCCGGGGTCGCGGGCGTGGACGGGGCCGTGGCCGAGGCCGCGGAGCTCGCGGAGGCAAGGCCGAGGATAAGGAGTGGATGCCTGTCACCAAGCTGGGCCGCTTGGTCAAGGACGTGAAGATCAAGTCCCTGGAGGAGATCTATCCCTTCTCCCTGCCCATTAAGGAATCTGAGATCATTGACTTTTTCCTGGGGGACTCTCTCAAGGATGAGGTTTTGAAGATTATGCCCGTGCAGAAGCAGACCCGTGCTGGCCAGCGCACCAGGTTCAAGGCGTTTGTTGCTATCGGAGACTACAATGGCCATGTCGGTCTGGGTGTTAAGTGCTCCAAGGAGGTGGCCACCGCCATCCGTGGGGCCATCATCCTGGCCAAGCTCTCCATTGTCCCGGTGCGCAGAGGCTACTGGGGGAACAAGATCGGCAAGCCCCACACGGTCCCTTGCAAGGTGACAGGCCGCTGCGGCTCTGTGCTGGTGCGCCTCATCCCTGCACCCAGGGGCACTGGCATCCTCTCCGCACCTGTGCCCAAGAAGCTGCTCATGATGGCTGGTATCGATGACTGCTACACCTCAGACCGGGGCTGCACTGCCACCCTGGGCAACTTCGCCAAGGCCACCTTTGATGCCATCTCTAAGACCTACAGCTACCTGACCCCCGACCTCTGGAAGGAGACTGTATTTACCAAGTCTCCCTATCAGGAATTCACTGACCACCTCGTCAAGACCCACACCAGAGTCTCGGTGCAGCGGACCCAGGCTTCAGATGTGGCTACAACATAG
- the TMSB10 gene encoding thymosin beta-10 — translation MADKPDMGEIASFDKAKLKKTETQEKNTLPTKETIEQEKRSEIS, via the exons ATGGCAGACAAACCAGACATGGGGGAAATCGCCAGCTTCGATAAGGCCAAGCTGAAGAAAACGGAGACGCAGGAGAAGAACACCCTGCCGACCAAAGAGA CCATTGAGCAGGAGAAGCGGAGTGAAATTTCCTAA